A section of the Sebastes fasciatus isolate fSebFas1 chromosome 21, fSebFas1.pri, whole genome shotgun sequence genome encodes:
- the LOC141759335 gene encoding peptidase inhibitor 15-A-like, which translates to MKPQLFLIDFILLCISCGGASALATTICASSPAANFTSLGASAQSSGTDTTTLSKSRRKRYISQNDMLAILDYHNKVRGKVFPPASNMEYMVWDDTLAKTAEDWAHACMWEHGPPHLLRFLGQNLSVRTGRYRSILQLVKPWYDEVKDYSFPYPRDCNPRCPLRCYGPMCTHYTQMVWATSNKVGCAVHTCHNMNVWGSVWKRATYLVCNYSPKGNWIGEAPYKVGVPCSACPPSYGGSCSNNMCFPALKTNYLHWFK; encoded by the exons atgaAACCTCAGTtatttctcatagacttcataCTTCTGTGCATATCTTGCGGAGGAGCAAGTGCACTGGCAACGACTATCTGCGCGTCCTCTCCAGCCGCCAATTTCACCAGTCTTGGCGCATCAGCGCAAAGCTCCGGAACAGATACCACGACTCTATCTAAAAGCAGGAGGAAGCGTTACATCAGTCAGAACGACATGCTGGCCATCCTTGACTACCACAACAAAGTAAGAGGGAAGGTGTTCCCTCCAGCATCCAACATGGAATACATG GTGTGGGACGACACCCTGGCTAAGACGGCCGAGGACTGGGCTCACGCCTGCATGTGGGAGCACGGGCCACCTCACCTCCTCAGGTTCCTGGGTCAAAACCTTTCCGTCAGGACAGGACG CTATCGATCCATCCTCCAGCTGGTGAAGCCGTGGTACGACGAGGTCAAAGATTACTCTTTCCCATACCCCCGCGATTGCAACCCTCGATGCCCTCTCAGATGCTATGGGCCCATGTGTACCCATTATACACAG ATGGTGTGGGCAACATCCAACAAAGTAGGCTGCGCTGTTCACACGTGCCATAATATGAACGTGTGGGGCTCAGTGTGGAAACGGGCGACGTATTTAGTTTGCAACTACTCACCCAA GGGTAACTGGATCGGAGAGGCTCCCTACAAAGTAGGCGTGCCCTGCTCCGCCTGCCCTCCCAGCTACGGGGGCTCCTGCAGCAACAACATGTGCTTTCCCGCTCTCAAGACAAACTACCTGCACTGGTTCAAATAA